DNA from Quercus lobata isolate SW786 chromosome 1, ValleyOak3.0 Primary Assembly, whole genome shotgun sequence:
tacatcatattactgttgtatgtggatgatatgcttattgcagggtctagcattgaggagattaataatctgaagaagcaattgtccaaacagtttgcaatgaaggatttgggagctgcaaagcaaattcttggtatgagaatcattagagacaaggctaatggtacattgaagctttcacagtcagagtatgtgaagaaagttctcagcaggttcaacatgaatgaagctaaaccagtgagcacacccctgggtagtcatttcaaactaagtaAAGAACAatcaccgaagacagaagaagaaagggaccacatgagcaaggtgccctatgcctcagttattggcagcttgatgtatgctatggtgtgtacaaggccagacattgcacatgcagtgggagttgtgagcagattcatgagtaggcttggaaagcagcattgggaggcagtcaagtggattctgagatatctgaagggttcatcagatacatgtctttgcttcacaggtgcaagtttgaaactgcagggttatgtagatgctgattttgctggtgatattgatagtagaaagagtactactggggttgtttttactctgggtggtacagctatatcatgggtttcaaatctacagaagattgttactttgtctagtacagaagctgaatatgttgcagcaactgaagctggaaaggagatgatttggctacatggtttcttagatgaattgggtaagaagcagaaAATgagcattctacacagtgacagtcagagtgcaatctttcttgccaaaaattcaGCTTTTCATTCATAAtcgaagcacatacagacaaaataccactttattcgttaccttgttgaagataagctggtaatgcttgagaagatttgtggatctaagaacccggcagacatgttgactaagggtgtcactattgagaagttgaagctgtgcgcagcttcaattggtcttctagcttgaagacaggaggatgagttgtagggatgagggattgtgttatggaggattgtggttgatgtttgcagcttgtgagcctttaagggctaaggtggagctgatggaggagtttgctagtgtagcttgatcaattcaagctatggtggagatttgttgaattgggcccgtgtgtggcttgaattgccacaagcccaagtCAAGTCTAAATTCTCCTTAGTTGACCAAATCCTATTTGTAATAGGAAACCTTTTGTTTTTGCCGACTttaacatatacatatatatatatatatatatatatatatatatattgtattaagTGCAGCCATGTGCCGtgagattaaagaaaaaattccaattaacctagttagcaagctgcatgagagaaaatagagaaaagagaggcagccaacttctattcttattttttctgtgagagagtactagggtgtaattgggatttgggtttcttgagagtgttcttgtgcactattgtattttccctgataatagtgaaatccctgcaactccgtggatgtaggcaaattgccgaaccacgtaaatattgtcttgtgcgtgtgattattttctttgacgcgtgtttttctctatttgttttgtttctcacaggttaggaatttttggttaaattccctacaacaaCCAACAAGCTCTTTAATAAGACACTACAAGCGGATAATGTCTTTGTATTTCCTAAGGGTCTGGTGCATTTTCAATACAATGATGATGTAAAATTTCCAGCTATAGCAATTTCAGCTTTTGGGAGTGCAAACGCTAGATTGGTTTCACTTCCCAACACTTTGTTCACCACTGGTATTGACGACAATGTCTTGGCTAAATCCTTCAAGACTGATATTGCCACCATTAAGGCTCTTAAGGCTGGTCTTGCTCCCCAGCCTTGAGGATAGAATTCATCACGAATAGTGGCTACTTTATGATATATTCTTGTTCCTTGGTGtcttgtgtgtgtttttttttttttttttttaaataattattattcttCTAAATCAGAAGAGTATGCATGTATTACCATGTTTGAAAGCTTTAATTTAAACGTTGTTTCTCCTATTTAGCATAAACGAGACACAAAATCTTTCacttttctattattttgaatatgtatGTATTTAAACATTagaattttgttcattttataaTGTTGAAAAGGAGAGAAGTATTATATTGTTGCAGCATGAAATAGATGAGCTTAACAAGGGTACATGGAACAATAAATGGATAAGGCAAAATAGAGTTCAATCACGACATTTAAAGTTAGGATCAGTAGCTAGCACCTAAATAACCAGTCTCAAAACTCTCAACAAAGAAATGATTACtgataaaagtaaaacaagatAGCCTGAAGTTTTACATAATCTACGCGTCAGTAAGTTGAACTAAGATGGTGAGGATTGGAATGCTCTACCACCAGGACATTGGTTTGATGAATATGGGGAAAGTGCAATCAAGAAGTTACaacttaaaatataattgaacaaaattttggataaaacTTGCCAAACACTTAATAATTTTGGACCTAACATGGTTATGTAGGGTTTAGGTCAATTACAAAAACATCTCCTTGGGTTTCAATTTTTCCTTATAACTATCTAGAGTTTTTATATCTACCAAATTGGTCTATGCGACTAACTTTCCTTTGCTCTTATGGATGACAAAGTCAAAAGACCACATAAAGAAGACTAACTAATTAATTCATTGGCCACgtaattttttcattcataagtGCTAACGGTAGTTAGTCACaaagattaatttaattagCGGATATGAAAATTTCAGGGTGTTCTAAGGAAGAATAGAAACCATGAGtgtttaagcattttttttaaattaaacttcCCACTTCCTTTTGTCTACTAGAGAGAAGAGAGTAGGGGTGGCTTGGTGGCTTTTGTGGATGATTTCGAATTATTCTACCAATTGTTGGTGATAATAATTAGCGTTACGAAGAAGCACATTAAAGTTCTATTCCATATACAACCTTACCTTGCAAACATGTGCCTTCctgaaaaattaatattacaatTTAAGATTGAGTAATAACATTTAGAGTTTTAAATATCATAATACCATCTATATTTTTAGATATaggaaataaaatcttaactGTGAAGCTAGCAGTCATGTGCCCTTGTACAACtttaaaggagaaaagaaaattgccTTAGAAAactatatatacaaatatataattggcaccaaaaaaaaaaaaaaaaaaaatcacacatttGAATAAATTTAGAGACGCCTAATTTCAGACCTAGTGTCACATATTAAAATAGTTGATTAAGAGTAGTAGATACTTTCTACCACCAAATGTTGAAAAGGAGAGAAGTATTATATTGTTGCAGCATGAAATAGATGAGCTTAACAAGGGTACATGGAACAATAAATGGATAAGGCAAAATAGAGTTCAATCACGACATTTAAAGTTAGGATCAGTAGCTAGCACCTAAATAACCAGTCTCAAAACTCTCAACAAAGAAATGATTACtgataaaagtaaaacaagatAGCCTGAAGTTTTACATAATCTACGCGTCAGTAAGTTGAACTAAGATGGTGAGGATTGGAATGCTCTACCACCAGGACATTGGTTTGATGAATATGGGGAAAGTGCAATCAAGAAGTTACaacttaaaatataattgaacaaaattttggataaaacTTGCCAAACACTTAATAATTTTGGACCTAACATGGTTATGTAGGGTTTAGGTCAATTACAAAAACATCTCCTTGGGTTTCAATTTTTCCTTATAACTATCTAGAGTTTTTATATCTACCAAATTGGTCTATGCGACTAACTTTCCTTTGCTCTTATGGATGACAAAGTCAAAAGACCACATAAAGAAGACTAACTAATTAATTCATTGGCCACgtaattttttcattcataagtGCTAACGGTAGTTAGTCACaaagattaatttaattagCGGATATGAAAATTTCAGGGTGTTCTAAGGAAGAATAGAAACCATGAGtgtttaagcattttttttaaattaaacttcCCACTTCCTTTTGTCTACTAGAGAGAAGAGAGTAGGGGTGGCTTGGTGGCTTTTGTGGATGATTTCGAATTATTCTACCAATTGTTGGTGATAATAATTAGCGTTACGAAGAAGCACATTAAAGTTCTATTCCATATACAACCTTACCTTGCAAACATGTGCCTTCctgaaaaattaatattacaatTTAAGATTGAGTAATAACATTTAGAGTTTTAAATATCATAATACCATCTATATTTTTAGATATaggaaataaaatcttaactGTGAAGCTAGCAGTCATGTGCCCTTGTACAACtttaaaggagaaaagaaaattgccTTAGAAAactatatatacaaatatataattggcaccaaaaaaaaaaaaaaaaaaaatcacacatttGAATAAATTTAGAGACGCCTAATTTCAGACCTAGTGTCACATATTAAAATAGTTGATTAAGAGTAGTAGATACTTTCTACCACCAAATGTTGAAAAGGAGAGAAGTATTATATTGTTGCAGCATGAAATAGATGAGCTTAACAAGGGTACATGGAACAATAAATGGATAAGGCAAAATAGAGTTCAATCACGACATTTAAAGTTAGGATCAGTAGCTAGCACCTAAATAACCAGTCTCAAAACTCTCAACAAAGAAATGATTACtgataaaagtaaaacaagatAGCCTGAAGTTTTACATAATCTACGCGTCAGTAAGTTGAACTAAGATGGTGAGGATTGGAATGCTCTACCACCAGGACATTGGTTTGATGAATATGGGGAAAGTGCAATCAAGAAGTTACaacttaaaatataattgaacaaaattttggataaaacTTGCCAAACACTTAATAATTTTGGACCTAACATGGTTATGTAGGGTTTAGGTCAATTACAAAAACATCTCCTTGGGTTTCAATTTTTCCTTATAACTATCTAGAGTTTTTATATCTACCAAATTGGTCTATGCGACTAACTTTCCTTTGCTCTTATGGATGACAAAGTCAAAAGACCACATAAAGAAGACTAACTAATTAATTCATTGGCCACgtaattttttcattcataagtGCTAACGGTAGTTAGTCACaaagattaatttaattagCGGATATGAAAATTTCAGGGTGTTCTAAGGAAGAATAGAAACCATGAGtgtttaagcattttttttaaattaaacttcCCACTTCCTTTTGTCTACTAGAGAGAAGAGAGTAGGGGTGGCTTGGTGGCTTTTGTGGATGATTTCGAATTATTCTACCAATTGTTGGTGATAATAATTAGCGTTACGAAGAAGCACATTAAAGTTCTATTCCATATACAACCTTACCTTGCAAACATGTGCCTTCctgaaaaattaatattacaatTTAAGATTGAGTAATAACATTTAGAGTTTTAAATATCATAATACCATCTATATTTTTAGATATaggaaataaaatcttaactGTGAAGCTAGCAGTCATGTGCCCTTGTACAACtttaaaggagaaaagaaaattgccTTAGAAAactatatatacaaatatataattggcaccaaaaaaaaaaaaaaaaaaaatcacacatttGAATAAATTTAGAGACGCCTAATTTCAGACCTAGTGTCACATATTAAAATAGTTGATTAAGAGTAGTAGATACTTTCTACCACCAAATGTTGAAAAGGAGAGAAGTATTATATTGTTGCAGCATGAAATAGATGAGCTTAACAAGGGTACATGGAACAATAAATGGATAAGGCAAAATAGAGTTCAATCACGACATTTAAAGTTAGGATCAGTAGCTAGCACCTAAATAACCAGTCTCAAAACTCTCAACAAAGAAATGATTACtgataaaagtaaaacaagatAGCCTGAAGTTTTACATAATCTACGCGTCAGTAAGTTGAACTAAGATGGTGAGGATTGGAATGCTCTACCACCAGGACATTGGTTTGATGAATATGGGGAAAGTGCAATCAAGAAGTTACaacttaaaatataattgaacaaaattttggataaaacTTGCCAAACACTTAATAATTTTGGACCTAACATGGTTATGTAGGGTTTAGGTCAATTACAAAAACATCTCCTTGGGTTTCAATTTTTCCTTATAACTATCTAGAGTTTTTATATCTACCAAATTGGTCTATGCGACTAACTTTCCTTTGCTCTTATGGATGACAAAGTCAAAAGACCACATAAAGAAGACTAACTAATTAATTCATTGGCCACgtaattttttcattcataagtGCTAACGGTAGTTAGTCACaaagattaatttaattagCGGATATGAAAATTTCAGGGTGTTCTAAGGAAGAATAGAAACCATGAGtgtttaagcattttttttaaattaaacttcCCACTTCCTTTTGTCTACTAGAGAGAAGAGAGTAGGGGTGGCTTGGTGGCTTTTGTGGATGATTTCGAATTATTCTACCAATTGTTGGTGATAATAATTAGCGTTACGAAGAAGCACATTAAAGTTCTATTCCATATACAACCTTACCTTGCAAACATGTGCCTTCctgaaaaattaatattacaatTTAAGATTGAGTAATAACATTTAGAGTTTTAAATATCATAATACCATCTATATTTTTAGATATaggaaataaaatcttaactGTGAAGCTAGCAGTCATGTGCCCTTGTACAACtttaaaggagaaaagaaaattgccTTAGAAAactatatatacaaatatataattggcaccaaaaaaaaaaaaaaaaaaaatcacacatttGAATAAATTTAGAGACGCCTAATTTCAGACCTAGTGTCACATATTAAAATAGTTGATTAAGAGTAGTAGATACTTTCTACCACCAAATTTCATAATTGACCACTTTagtaaattatgaaatttggtGTAAAATTAGGCATGCTTGTAGTATTATTACACACGTTCACATATATAATCATCGGATTAGCTAGTGTTTGGCTAGGAAAagttaaaatgataaataaagaTATTGAAGGAAATTACTCTGTTGATCTTTTGgtagaaggggaaaaaaaatttctagaattttttgtGTTGTACTTTACTATTTTGATCATCCTTCATGTATTGTAAGCTAAATTAATTATCACAGACATTAGGGAGGTTTTgcacccaaattttttttttttaatttatgtgttttaatgaatttccatttcaacccaaaaaaagaaaaaaaaagagatgaatatATTACTTGgccagaagaaaaagaagattagaagaagaagaagaaaaacttatAAAGATATTCTAAAAATGTAGCAATAGAAATATAGTAAATTAGCAACACATTCCAAGCACCACAGTTAAGTCTTATTTGAGTCCAATAACTTACAATACCACAAAAGAAACTTCTTAAAAGTATTAAAAGTCTTCTTCACACAAACATATAGTACAGCCCTATATTATACCATTTACGCAACACAGTATATTATTATACTATATAGACCGCTGTCATAGATAATCAAGGTATGCCTATGATGGGAAAGAAAGGAATATAATAGCTAGATGGTGCTAAACCCCACTCTGGTGGCAGAGGCAGATCGACGGTCTTGGATGAACCAAACTTGTTCTTGATGGGCTTGCATTTCGCAGCTTCGATGGTAGAAGGGCAAGATTTGGAAAAGCTGAGAGGAGTGGAGATGGTGTAGGTGTTAGGCTCATGGGTTGTGATAATTTTGGATACCATGTTTTTCTTTGAGGCATAGAGCTGGCTTGGACCCCCTAGAAGCTTGGCATGGCAATTCAGTGGAGGAGATGATTTTGGAGTACTGTCTGAGGGAAGCTCGACTTCAAAAGAGCCATCATCTTCTGTGATTGCCGTAGCCAACTTTTTAACTCGATCACACTTCACAAGAATCTTAATGCCTGAAACAAAATAGGCAGAGTATAGAAAGTTTAGCTACTTGAGAGACTAGGGCTAATCAAGTCAGTCATTGAGTCAAAGTTGGTGCAAATTCAATTCATAGAAGCCTGCAGGGGTGGCAGCCAACCCACCAACCGGTATACACCAATCTAACCCAACCAGGGCTAGCTCAAGGTATTGTGGAGTCTAAGGCAACATTTTAAAGGGggtctatttttatattttgaatattaatagaatatttatttaacttttggttttttttttaatttaaaatctatttttttagaaaaaaaattacaaattaaaacaaactcaTCGCATTATTCAATGActatacaactaaaataaacacTATCTATTGAAATGAAGtaaccaaatactaaaaaattatgaatgaaaattttaataaagttatatatttgatatttctaaatagaatttgagtataaatttatttactagtgCAAGATTAATGAGTTCTTTTAACATTTATGTGTGAAAGATTAAAtccaatgaaaatatttttctttaactggtttttctttgataaaaaacaacaatttttttttattgatgaatatttagggcttaattaataattttattagtataaGAATATCTCTATTG
Protein-coding regions in this window:
- the LOC115979076 gene encoding uncharacterized protein LOC115979076 — its product is MALPKLITALLFVLAFAKIEFSTCYVVKGKASCHDCSHNDVFSGIKILVKCDRVKKLATAITEDDGSFEVELPSDSTPKSSPPLNCHAKLLGGPSQLYASKKNMVSKIITTHEPNTYTISTPLSFSKSCPSTIEAAKCKPIKNKFGSSKTVDLPLPPEWGLAPSSYYIPFFPIIGIP